Proteins found in one Enterococcus sp. 9D6_DIV0238 genomic segment:
- the purM gene encoding phosphoribosylformylglycinamidine cyclo-ligase yields the protein MANAYAKAGVDVEAGYEVVERIKKHVKRTERAGVMGALGGFGGCFDLSMVDVKEPVLISGTDGVGTKLMVALEADRHDTIGIDCVAMCVNDIVAQGAEPLYFLDYIATGKNVPERLEKVVAGVADGCLQAGAALIGGETAEMPGMYDESEYDLAGFAVGVAEKSQVITGDSVKTGDILIGLPASGIHSNGYSLVRKIFFEKHALTGMSIIPELNETQLSDELLKPTKIYVKAMLPLIKQGLLNGAAHITGGGFVENIPRMLSKELCAEIHLGSWPKLPIFTVLGKYGQIPELEMFEIFNMGIGMVLAVSPQKVDDVQTILSEVGETGYVIGKVVRRENQPILFKEV from the coding sequence ATGGCAAATGCCTATGCAAAAGCTGGTGTAGATGTTGAGGCTGGTTATGAAGTAGTTGAAAGAATAAAAAAACATGTGAAACGAACCGAACGCGCTGGTGTGATGGGTGCTCTTGGAGGCTTTGGCGGATGTTTTGACTTGAGTATGGTGGATGTGAAGGAGCCTGTCTTGATTTCGGGAACAGACGGGGTAGGAACAAAGTTGATGGTCGCACTTGAGGCGGATCGACATGATACGATCGGGATCGATTGTGTGGCAATGTGTGTGAATGATATTGTCGCACAGGGAGCGGAACCACTATATTTTCTTGACTATATAGCGACTGGAAAAAATGTTCCGGAACGTTTAGAAAAGGTTGTTGCTGGAGTTGCCGACGGGTGTCTTCAAGCAGGAGCTGCGTTGATTGGCGGTGAAACTGCTGAGATGCCGGGGATGTACGACGAGTCAGAATATGATTTAGCAGGTTTTGCAGTCGGTGTTGCAGAAAAAAGTCAAGTAATAACCGGCGATTCAGTAAAGACAGGAGATATTTTGATTGGTTTACCGGCAAGCGGTATCCATTCGAATGGCTATTCCCTTGTTCGTAAAATCTTTTTTGAAAAACACGCGCTTACAGGCATGTCGATCATTCCGGAGTTGAATGAAACGCAATTGTCAGATGAGTTACTGAAACCAACTAAAATCTATGTCAAAGCTATGCTGCCTTTAATTAAACAAGGCTTGCTAAATGGTGCAGCGCATATTACAGGAGGCGGCTTTGTGGAGAATATCCCACGTATGCTGTCAAAAGAGCTGTGTGCAGAGATTCATTTAGGTTCATGGCCCAAGCTACCAATATTTACAGTGCTTGGAAAGTATGGACAAATTCCTGAATTGGAAATGTTCGAGATCTTCAATATGGGGATTGGGATGGTTTTAGCTGTTTCGCCGCAAAAAGTTGACGATGTTCAAACC
- the purF gene encoding amidophosphoribosyltransferase: MSYEVKSLNEECGVFGIWGHPDAARVTYFGLHSLQHRGQEGAGIVSNHEGKLNGYRGLGLLSEVFKDDRSLTALNGESAIGHVRYATAGNGSVDNIQPFLFKFYDSSCGLAHNGNLTNAKSLRKELEKDGAIFHSNSDTEILMHLIRRSKKETFIEQLKEGLRTVKGGFAYLLMTETAMIAALDPNAFRPLSIGQMKNGAYVIASETCALEVIGASFIRDVGPGEVIIIDDNGYKVETYTDDTQYSICSMEYIYFARPDSNIAGVNVHTARKNMGKRLAIEAPVEADMVVGVPNSSLSAASGYAEASGIPYEMGLVKNQYIARTFIQPTQELREQGVRMKLSAVRGVVEGKRVVMVDDSIVRGTTSRRIVQLLKDAGAKEVHVRIASPPLKFPCFYGIDIQTRKELIAANHSVSEIEQLITADSLSFLSEQGLIDAIGLNYDAPYSGLCMAYFNGDYPTPLYDYETTYRKSLKDKISFV; encoded by the coding sequence ATGTCTTATGAAGTAAAAAGTCTAAATGAGGAATGCGGAGTTTTTGGGATTTGGGGACATCCAGATGCTGCTCGAGTAACGTATTTTGGTCTTCATAGTTTGCAGCATCGCGGACAAGAAGGTGCAGGCATCGTTTCTAATCATGAGGGGAAATTAAATGGTTATCGCGGGTTGGGGCTATTATCTGAAGTGTTCAAAGATGACCGCTCGCTAACTGCACTGAATGGCGAATCTGCTATTGGTCATGTCCGCTATGCAACTGCTGGAAATGGCAGTGTAGATAATATTCAGCCATTTTTATTCAAATTTTATGATAGCTCATGTGGTCTTGCTCATAATGGAAATCTAACCAACGCCAAGAGTTTGCGAAAAGAATTGGAAAAAGATGGTGCAATTTTTCATTCTAACTCAGATACTGAAATTTTGATGCATCTGATTCGTCGTAGTAAAAAAGAAACGTTTATCGAACAGCTAAAAGAAGGTCTGAGAACAGTCAAGGGTGGTTTTGCATACTTACTGATGACTGAAACGGCAATGATTGCAGCACTTGATCCAAATGCGTTTCGACCATTATCGATCGGTCAAATGAAAAACGGTGCGTATGTGATCGCCAGTGAGACCTGTGCATTAGAAGTGATTGGTGCTTCCTTTATCAGAGATGTTGGTCCAGGAGAAGTGATCATCATTGATGACAACGGGTATAAAGTTGAGACATATACAGATGACACTCAATATTCGATTTGTTCAATGGAGTATATTTACTTTGCCCGACCGGATTCTAATATTGCCGGTGTGAACGTTCATACAGCGAGAAAAAATATGGGAAAACGTTTAGCAATCGAAGCACCAGTTGAAGCAGATATGGTCGTCGGTGTTCCTAATTCATCGCTTTCTGCAGCAAGCGGCTATGCAGAAGCCAGCGGGATTCCTTATGAAATGGGTTTAGTCAAAAATCAATATATTGCACGAACATTTATTCAACCGACTCAGGAATTAAGAGAACAAGGTGTTCGGATGAAGCTTTCGGCTGTAAGAGGCGTGGTTGAAGGAAAGCGGGTAGTGATGGTCGATGATTCGATCGTGAGAGGAACGACGAGCCGTCGTATCGTTCAACTATTAAAAGATGCAGGGGCAAAAGAAGTTCATGTTCGAATTGCATCACCGCCGTTAAAATTCCCTTGTTTTTATGGGATAGATATACAAACAAGAAAAGAATTGATTGCAGCTAATCATTCAGTCTCTGAAATCGAACAATTGATCACTGCAGATTCTTTGAGTTTTTTGAGTGAACAAGGCTTGATCGATGCGATCGGTTTAAACTATGATGCACCGTATTCAGGACTGTGCATGGCTTATTTCAATGGTGATTATCCAACGCCTTTATATGATTATGAAACGACTTATCGAAAATCTTTAAAGGACAAAATTAGTTTTGTTTAA
- the purL gene encoding phosphoribosylformylglycinamidine synthase subunit PurL — translation MMKVTEPTPEDIKNQRIYSDWGLTDEEYRMIEEDILGRMPNYTETGLFSVMWSEHCSYKNSKPVLRKFPTTGPQVLQGPGEGAGIVDIGDGQAVVFKAESHNHPSAVEPYEGAATGVGGIIRDIFSMGARPIALLDSLRFGELTNDRTKYLLEEVVAGISGYGNCIGIPTVGGEVAFDPCYEGNPLVNAMCVGLIDHKDIQKGQAKGVGNAIMYVGAKTGRDGIHGATFASEEFVEGEEQQRSAVQVGDPFMEKLLLEACLELILNHSDILVGIQDMGAAGLVSSSAEMASKAGSGLILDLDDVPQREIGMTPYEMMLSESQERMLICVEKGREQTVIDLFQKYDLDAVTIGKVTDDGLYRLNHNGIEVANLPVDALAEDAPVYQKEKQEPARISAFASMDDFYPEVIDGTQTLLALLQQPTIASKKVIYETYDSQVRTNTVVLPGSDAAVLRVRGTNKALAMTTDCNARYLYLDPEVGGQIAVAEAARNIVASGGQPLAITDCLNYGSPDKPEGFWELWTSADGIARACEVLETPVISGNVSLYNETDGKAIYPTPVIGMVGLISDLKNITTQDFKAANDLIYVIGETNADFNGTEIQKMHLGRIEGKLMDFDLMIEKEHQQLVSKAIEAGLVASAHDCSEGGLAIALAESAFKKNVGIDVDAAMDTALLFSETQSRFVVSVKPENQVAFEQLVKDSARKIGVVTNNGLLKIKTADQKIELMTQKAREVWEEAIPCLMK, via the coding sequence ATGATGAAAGTAACGGAACCAACGCCAGAAGACATCAAAAACCAACGAATCTATTCTGACTGGGGCTTAACAGATGAAGAGTATCGAATGATCGAAGAGGATATTTTAGGCCGGATGCCGAATTACACAGAAACAGGTTTATTCTCAGTGATGTGGAGCGAGCATTGTTCGTATAAAAATTCAAAGCCCGTTTTACGAAAGTTTCCTACCACAGGACCGCAAGTATTACAAGGACCAGGTGAAGGTGCGGGGATCGTCGATATCGGTGATGGTCAAGCAGTGGTATTCAAAGCGGAAAGTCATAATCATCCCTCAGCGGTTGAACCATATGAAGGTGCAGCAACCGGTGTTGGTGGGATCATTAGAGATATTTTCAGTATGGGCGCAAGACCAATTGCATTGTTGGATTCTTTACGGTTTGGTGAACTGACAAATGATCGGACAAAATATCTTTTAGAAGAAGTGGTTGCTGGTATTAGCGGCTACGGAAATTGTATTGGAATCCCAACTGTCGGCGGTGAAGTTGCTTTTGATCCTTGCTACGAAGGCAATCCTTTAGTAAATGCGATGTGTGTCGGTTTGATCGATCATAAAGATATTCAAAAAGGACAAGCCAAAGGAGTCGGGAATGCCATCATGTATGTCGGAGCGAAAACAGGACGCGACGGCATTCATGGTGCGACATTTGCTTCTGAAGAATTTGTTGAGGGTGAAGAGCAGCAGCGTTCTGCTGTTCAGGTTGGTGATCCTTTTATGGAAAAACTTTTACTGGAAGCTTGTTTAGAATTGATCTTGAACCACTCAGATATTTTGGTGGGCATTCAAGATATGGGAGCAGCTGGTTTGGTTTCTTCTAGTGCTGAAATGGCTTCAAAAGCTGGTTCTGGTTTGATTTTAGATCTAGATGATGTACCACAGCGTGAAATAGGCATGACACCTTATGAGATGATGTTATCTGAATCGCAGGAACGTATGTTGATCTGTGTTGAAAAAGGACGTGAACAAACAGTTATTGACTTGTTTCAAAAATATGATTTGGACGCTGTGACGATTGGGAAAGTGACAGATGATGGGCTTTATCGTTTGAATCATAACGGCATAGAAGTTGCTAATTTACCTGTGGATGCATTGGCAGAAGATGCACCAGTGTATCAAAAGGAAAAACAAGAACCAGCTAGAATCAGTGCTTTTGCTTCAATGGATGATTTCTATCCGGAAGTAATCGACGGAACTCAAACATTACTTGCTTTGCTGCAACAGCCGACTATCGCTTCTAAGAAAGTCATTTATGAAACCTATGACTCCCAAGTGCGAACGAATACGGTCGTATTACCTGGTAGTGATGCAGCTGTTTTACGCGTTCGCGGAACGAATAAAGCGCTAGCGATGACGACAGATTGTAATGCGCGTTATCTTTATTTGGATCCGGAAGTTGGCGGACAAATAGCAGTGGCAGAAGCTGCAAGAAATATTGTTGCTAGCGGCGGTCAGCCTTTAGCGATCACTGACTGCTTAAATTATGGCTCACCGGATAAACCGGAAGGGTTTTGGGAGCTGTGGACATCTGCTGATGGAATAGCAAGAGCATGTGAAGTTTTAGAGACGCCAGTAATTTCCGGAAATGTTTCTTTATATAACGAGACTGATGGTAAAGCAATTTATCCCACACCTGTTATTGGTATGGTTGGATTGATCAGTGATTTGAAGAATATAACGACACAAGACTTTAAAGCAGCAAACGATTTGATTTATGTGATAGGGGAAACAAATGCAGATTTTAATGGTACTGAAATCCAAAAAATGCACTTAGGTCGAATCGAAGGAAAATTGATGGACTTTGATTTAATGATTGAAAAAGAACATCAACAGTTAGTTTCAAAAGCGATTGAAGCAGGCTTGGTTGCAAGTGCTCATGATTGTTCAGAAGGCGGTTTAGCAATCGCCTTAGCAGAATCTGCATTTAAAAAGAATGTTGGTATAGATGTGGATGCAGCAATGGATACTGCGCTGTTGTTTTCTGAAACACAATCTCGTTTTGTTGTCTCAGTGAAACCTGAAAATCAAGTTGCTTTTGAACAACTAGTAAAAGACTCGGCTCGAAAAATCGGTGTAGTTACTAATAATGGATTGCTCAAGATTAAAACTGCTGATCAAAAAATCGAATTGATGACACAAAAGGCGAGAGAAGTCTGGGAGGAAGCTATTCCATGTCTTATGAAGTAA
- the purQ gene encoding phosphoribosylformylglycinamidine synthase subunit PurQ, with the protein MKSRRSSKMKFAVIVFPGSNCDMDLLWAVRDILGEEAEYVRHDAESLEGFDGVLIPGGFSYGDYLRCGAIARFSKIIDEVVRFADEGKPVFGTCNGFQILTEAGLLPGALIRNESLHFVCKTVSLKVVNNQTNFTSEYKAGECIRIPVAHGEGNYYCDEETLETLKKKQQIVFTYADENPNGSIENIAGIINEKGNVLGMMPHPERAVESLLGSDDGLRFFKSIVKNYEKERINV; encoded by the coding sequence ATGAAATCACGGAGGAGCTCTAAAATGAAATTTGCGGTCATTGTTTTTCCCGGATCGAATTGTGATATGGATCTTTTATGGGCTGTTAGAGACATTTTAGGTGAAGAGGCAGAATATGTTCGTCATGATGCAGAGAGTTTAGAAGGATTTGATGGGGTATTGATACCTGGCGGCTTTTCATATGGTGATTACCTTAGATGCGGGGCGATTGCCCGTTTTTCTAAAATCATTGATGAAGTTGTTCGGTTTGCGGATGAAGGAAAACCAGTTTTTGGCACCTGTAATGGCTTTCAGATTTTGACAGAAGCTGGGTTGTTGCCGGGAGCGTTGATTCGCAATGAATCGCTTCATTTTGTTTGTAAAACTGTGTCGCTGAAAGTGGTGAATAATCAAACGAATTTCACCTCCGAGTACAAAGCTGGAGAATGCATTCGAATACCGGTAGCACACGGCGAGGGAAATTATTATTGTGATGAAGAAACGCTCGAAACACTGAAAAAAAAACAGCAAATCGTTTTTACGTATGCAGATGAAAACCCTAATGGAAGTATTGAAAATATTGCTGGGATCATCAATGAAAAAGGCAATGTTTTGGGTATGATGCCGCATCCGGAACGAGCTGTAGAAAGTCTTTTAGGCTCTGATGATGGTCTGCGCTTTTTTAAATCGATTGTTAAAAACTATGAAAAGGAACGGATAAACGTATGA
- the purS gene encoding phosphoribosylformylglycinamidine synthase subunit PurS has protein sequence MNYLAKVYVTYKDSVLDPQGEAVKGAVHRLGFNEIEEIRIGKYFEIKVAQSDRTVETVIEEICDKLLANVNMETYRYEITEEL, from the coding sequence ATGAATTACTTAGCAAAAGTCTATGTTACGTACAAAGATTCTGTATTAGATCCTCAAGGAGAAGCGGTCAAAGGAGCGGTTCATCGCTTAGGATTCAATGAAATCGAAGAAATTCGGATAGGAAAATACTTTGAAATCAAAGTGGCACAAAGTGATCGGACTGTTGAAACTGTGATCGAAGAAATTTGTGATAAATTACTAGCAAATGTCAATATGGAAACCTATCGTTATGAAATCACGGAGGAGCTCTAA
- the purC gene encoding phosphoribosylaminoimidazolesuccinocarboxamide synthase gives MEDMLLYEGKAKKLFKTDDPEQLRVEYLDQATALNGARKDIVQGKGMLNNQITALIFEQLAQKGMSSHFIKKISKHEQLVRPLAIIPLEVVIRNISAGSFAKRLAFEEGVELAQPILEFYFKEDSLDDPLINDDHVKILEIANEEEIKTIKDEAHKINQLLIEIFREIDLRLVDFKIEFGRCSDGTILLADEITPDTCRLWDFKTNQPLDKDVYRKNLGEIVPVYQEVLTRLEKRFN, from the coding sequence ATGGAAGATATGTTGTTATATGAAGGTAAAGCAAAAAAACTATTTAAAACAGATGATCCTGAGCAATTACGAGTGGAATACTTAGATCAGGCAACTGCTTTGAATGGAGCTAGGAAAGATATTGTTCAGGGGAAAGGAATGCTCAACAATCAAATAACCGCATTGATTTTTGAGCAACTCGCACAAAAAGGAATGTCGAGCCATTTTATCAAAAAAATATCAAAACACGAACAATTGGTGCGTCCTTTAGCGATCATACCTTTAGAAGTTGTGATCAGAAACATTTCTGCTGGCAGTTTTGCTAAGCGATTAGCTTTTGAAGAAGGAGTAGAATTAGCACAGCCGATTTTGGAATTTTACTTTAAAGAAGATTCATTGGATGATCCATTGATCAATGATGACCATGTCAAAATTCTTGAAATTGCAAATGAAGAGGAAATCAAAACAATCAAAGACGAAGCGCATAAAATAAATCAACTGTTGATTGAGATTTTCAGAGAAATCGATCTACGATTAGTTGATTTTAAAATCGAATTTGGCAGATGCTCTGACGGAACGATTTTATTAGCTGATGAAATTACCCCTGATACGTGCCGTTTATGGGATTTTAAAACGAATCAACCTCTAGATAAAGATGTCTATCGTAAAAATTTAGGTGAAATTGTACCTGTGTATCAAGAAGTATTAACTCGTTTGGAAAAAAGATTCAATTAA
- a CDS encoding inorganic pyrophosphatase: protein MEKLKVKVTVDRPIGYLDSFNNRYPVNYGYIEGVRGGDGEEQDAYILNVPAKKLDTFIGIVTAVIHRNDDIETKWIVIPEGSTISVDEITKQTYFIEQHFDSHIELL from the coding sequence ATGGAAAAACTAAAAGTTAAAGTAACAGTCGATCGACCTATTGGTTATCTAGATTCCTTTAATAATCGTTACCCAGTAAATTATGGTTACATTGAAGGAGTGAGAGGCGGAGACGGCGAAGAACAAGATGCATATATTTTAAATGTACCAGCAAAAAAGCTAGATACATTTATTGGCATCGTCACAGCCGTGATCCATCGAAATGACGATATCGAAACAAAGTGGATCGTTATACCAGAAGGTTCAACGATCTCAGTAGATGAAATCACAAAACAAACTTATTTTATTGAACAACACTTTGATAGTCATATTGAACTTCTTTAG
- the purB gene encoding adenylosuccinate lyase: MIDRYTRPEMGAIWTDENRYKAWLEVEILADEAWAELGEIPKEDVQKIRDNASFDVARILEIEEETRHDVVAFTRAVSETLGEERKWVHYGLTSTDVVDTAYGYQLKQANDILRADLARFTEIVGEKAKEHKDTVMMGRTHGVHAEPTTFGLKLALWYSEMKRNIERFDHAARGVEAGKISGAVGTFANIPPFVEEYVCEHLGIRAQEISTQVLPRDLHAEYVSAMALIATSIEKFATEIRGLQKSETREVEEFFAKGQKGSSAMPHKRNPIGSENMTGLARVIRGHMVTAYENVTLWHERDISHSSAERIIIPDTTILLNYMLNRFSTIVKNLTVFPENMKRNMEATFGLIYSQRVLLKLIDHGMTREAAYDLVQPKTAYAWDHQTAFRPLLEADEKITSVLSKEELDDAFDYNYHLKNVDIIFERVGLA; this comes from the coding sequence ATGATTGATCGTTATACACGACCAGAGATGGGTGCTATTTGGACAGATGAGAACCGCTATAAAGCTTGGTTGGAAGTTGAGATTTTAGCTGATGAAGCTTGGGCAGAACTAGGTGAAATACCAAAAGAAGATGTGCAGAAAATTCGTGACAATGCTTCATTTGATGTTGCTCGAATTTTAGAGATTGAAGAAGAAACGCGTCATGATGTTGTGGCATTTACTAGAGCTGTATCCGAAACGTTAGGTGAAGAACGTAAATGGGTACATTATGGTTTGACGAGTACAGATGTCGTTGATACAGCTTATGGCTATCAATTGAAGCAGGCCAATGATATTTTAAGAGCAGATCTCGCACGTTTTACAGAAATCGTTGGTGAAAAAGCTAAAGAACATAAAGATACAGTCATGATGGGTCGTACACACGGTGTTCATGCTGAACCAACTACTTTTGGATTGAAGCTAGCTTTATGGTATTCAGAAATGAAACGAAATATTGAGCGTTTTGATCATGCAGCTAGAGGCGTAGAGGCTGGGAAGATCAGTGGTGCGGTTGGAACGTTTGCGAATATTCCTCCTTTTGTTGAAGAATATGTTTGTGAACATTTAGGCATCAGAGCGCAGGAAATTTCTACTCAAGTTTTACCGCGAGATCTGCATGCTGAATACGTTTCTGCAATGGCGCTGATTGCAACAAGTATCGAAAAATTTGCAACAGAGATCCGCGGCCTGCAAAAATCTGAAACACGAGAAGTGGAAGAGTTTTTTGCAAAAGGTCAAAAAGGTTCATCTGCGATGCCGCATAAACGAAACCCGATCGGTTCAGAAAATATGACAGGGCTTGCTCGTGTGATTCGCGGACATATGGTGACAGCCTATGAAAACGTTACTTTATGGCATGAAAGAGATATTTCCCACTCATCGGCGGAACGAATCATTATTCCAGATACAACGATCTTACTGAATTATATGTTGAATCGCTTCTCGACGATCGTGAAAAATCTAACTGTTTTTCCAGAGAATATGAAACGCAACATGGAGGCGACCTTTGGGCTGATATATAGCCAGCGAGTATTATTAAAATTGATCGATCACGGTATGACAAGAGAGGCAGCTTACGATTTAGTTCAGCCGAAAACGGCTTATGCTTGGGATCATCAAACGGCGTTCAGACCATTACTTGAAGCTGACGAAAAGATCACCTCGGTGTTATCTAAAGAAGAGCTTGATGATGCATTTGATTATAATTATCATTTAAAAAATGTTGACATTATTTTTGAGCGTGTCGGACTAGCGTAA
- the purK gene encoding 5-(carboxyamino)imidazole ribonucleotide synthase, with protein sequence MNKPLLPGQMIGIIGGGQLGRMMALSAREMGFRIGVLDPTVDCPAAQVADWHLLAEYDDVEALKELASRSQVLTYEFENVDVEALMQVQDLTEIPQGSDLLAITQDRLLEKSFLEENNIVIAPYATIVSPTDIQDAIDGIGYPCVLKTTRGGYDGKGQFVLYSTSDVSSAMHLLREGTCVLEAWIPYEKEISVLVSGNGQGQYTVFPVVENIHRNNILHETIAPARVNDDVVAEAQRIARVIAESVDLAGTLAVEMFLTNDGGIYVNELAPRPHNSGHYSIEACSMSQFDAHIRGICGWPLAEVELLSEAVMVNILGDEMYETMDVIAEKPEWHFHYYGKAEAKKGRKMGHITILTEDIYETLEEIYQTTIWD encoded by the coding sequence TTGAATAAACCATTATTGCCGGGTCAAATGATCGGGATCATTGGTGGCGGACAATTAGGCAGAATGATGGCGCTTAGCGCTAGGGAGATGGGCTTTCGTATAGGCGTTTTAGATCCGACTGTTGACTGTCCGGCAGCACAGGTGGCTGATTGGCATTTACTGGCTGAATATGATGATGTTGAAGCGCTAAAAGAATTAGCTAGTCGTTCCCAAGTGTTGACTTACGAATTTGAAAATGTCGATGTTGAGGCGTTGATGCAGGTGCAAGATTTGACAGAGATCCCTCAAGGTTCCGATCTTTTAGCGATTACTCAAGACCGCTTATTAGAGAAGTCGTTCCTTGAAGAAAATAATATCGTGATTGCACCATATGCAACGATCGTTAGCCCAACAGATATTCAAGATGCGATCGACGGTATCGGTTACCCATGTGTGCTGAAGACAACTAGAGGCGGTTATGATGGCAAAGGGCAATTTGTCTTATACAGTACTTCCGATGTTTCTTCTGCGATGCATCTATTAAGAGAGGGAACCTGCGTCTTAGAAGCTTGGATTCCTTATGAAAAAGAGATATCCGTCCTAGTGAGCGGAAATGGGCAGGGACAATATACTGTTTTCCCTGTCGTAGAAAATATTCATCGTAACAATATTTTGCATGAAACGATTGCGCCAGCTAGAGTCAATGATGACGTTGTTGCTGAGGCACAACGCATCGCTCGTGTCATTGCCGAATCGGTCGATTTAGCTGGAACACTAGCTGTTGAAATGTTTTTGACCAATGATGGTGGTATTTATGTAAATGAGTTGGCACCAAGACCGCACAATTCTGGACATTATTCGATCGAAGCGTGCTCGATGAGTCAATTTGATGCCCACATTCGAGGGATTTGCGGCTGGCCGTTGGCTGAAGTTGAACTATTATCAGAAGCAGTGATGGTCAATATTTTAGGTGATGAAATGTATGAAACGATGGATGTGATTGCTGAAAAACCAGAGTGGCATTTTCATTATTATGGTAAAGCAGAAGCAAAGAAAGGCCGCAAGATGGGGCATATCACGATTTTGACAGAGGATATATACGAAACCCTAGAAGAAATTTATCAAACAACTATTTGGGATTAA
- the purE gene encoding 5-(carboxyamino)imidazole ribonucleotide mutase produces the protein MSVVVSVVMGSTSDWPTMKEACDRLEAFGVPYEKKVVSAHRTPDYMFSFAEEARARGIKVIIAGAGGAAHLPGMIAAKTTLPVIGVPVQSKALNGLDSLLSIVQMPGGVPVATTAIGRAGAVNAGLLAVQMLSMYDVELAGKLDAERKFLEQTVMESSDELE, from the coding sequence ATGTCTGTCGTGGTTTCAGTAGTAATGGGAAGTACATCGGATTGGCCGACAATGAAAGAAGCGTGTGATCGTTTAGAAGCATTTGGAGTTCCTTATGAAAAAAAAGTCGTATCTGCTCATCGAACGCCGGACTATATGTTTAGTTTTGCTGAAGAGGCAAGAGCCCGTGGCATTAAAGTGATTATCGCAGGAGCTGGCGGTGCTGCCCACTTACCAGGGATGATAGCTGCTAAAACTACATTACCGGTGATAGGAGTGCCTGTTCAGTCGAAGGCATTAAATGGATTGGATTCATTGTTATCGATCGTTCAAATGCCAGGAGGTGTCCCTGTAGCAACGACTGCGATCGGTCGTGCAGGAGCAGTCAATGCAGGATTGCTTGCAGTTCAGATGCTTTCCATGTATGATGTAGAGTTAGCAGGGAAATTAGACGCTGAGCGTAAATTTCTTGAACAAACAGTGATGGAAAGTAGTGATGAACTTGAATAA